GTTAATGGGTGGCAACTTTAGCAAAactcaattatattaatttgaagGAGTTATCTGAGTAAATATCATGCTTGATAATTCTGTGATCTTGGAGGGTAAATGAGtatataatttgattgttttatCATGTTGTTTATTTGGTTCCAACTCaggtattccgtaagttctttTATGCTTAATGGGTTTTAATTGTTCGAATAAGTATCTTAAGTACATGAACAGTTAGAATACGTGACTTACCTTGGACGCCATACGGAGTAGTCATATAACCGTTAGAACGAACCTTTAATTGATTGACAAGTTAAACTAATCTGCAAAATAGGTAATGGTAATTGATTCGTGTTCCTAGTCTTTCTTCTCTTGCTGCTATTTCGTTTCGTGgttattcaattatttttcttgCCTTCGTTTTCCACTTGAAGTTTTATTTGGTTAAGTACATTTTGATTCTTAATTAGCTTTGAGCACTTTAAAAATTGTCAAGCTagtttagtttcaaattattaaattacattGTATCAATcccctgtgggttcgacccttgcctTTGTACACTATTACTACAGTGATTTGTGTACTTGTGAggacaaatattaaaattgtccatcaagaagcaaaataaaatttagtagaAATCAACGACAAATTCCTCAAGAATCACAACCACCAATAGATTTAATGTTGAAAATGTGTTCAGGTTGTTGGAGAAGCAAGCCAAGGAGTGTCTCCACAAAATTGAAGCTCAATTTGACACGATGATGCTCTTGCGATTTGGAAGGTAGTAATGGTGGAAGCGCTATACATAATAGAGCTAAAAATGAGAAGAAGGATATGTCCTCTGTAAACATAGACAGAGGTGTATGCATCTCCTTCTTCTCATTTTTAGCTCTATTATGTATAGTGCTTCTACCATTATTGCCTTCCAAATCGCTATCTTTGTCattcaaatgatttttgttcGCACAGGCTTAATTCACTGGTTCAGTAGAAAAAGGGAAGGAAAGGTGAAATGTCACAAATGCCGAAAACCATAAACTCTAATACCGCTAATGAGTATACTAATGCCAAGACTAATTTTACAACTTGTTAGGCAATTGAATGACTATGTTTAAAAAATAGGAAAGACATAAACgccgtttggttggaaggaattgtaattccatcgaattacaattctctcCCTTCGTTGAATTAGAATTCATGACGCTCCCTTAAGAATGGTAATTTAGCGCTAAATTTGAGAAAATGAGCTACTGTTAAGACAATTTGCCATTCTAAAATTACATGGTCTCATTAGCTCACCTCCACTCATCTCATCCTCATCTCTCATCTCTACTGTCTGTTTCTGGTGGTGTATTTTATGGAGTATattgcaaaataaaaataataataataataataataataatttattattattattattattattattattattattattattattattattattattattattattacatacatAAGAATATTTCAgttattatattactttttttaaaaacaaaaaaaaaagaaataatattattattattatattacttattttttttcaatttcatgtAATTCTAGTCGtgtcaaacaatgtaatttaagttcttattttattctattctatattttttttcctacaaaTTATACTTCTTTCCTTCCAATCGAACGATTATATTACATTAATCGAACACTTCCAAAATTTTGTTATTCCCTACTTATAAAATTCGAGAATTTACCGCATAGGACGTCGTAACATTAATGATCTAAGGAATATGTTCGCGTAAAAgcgaaattgaaaaatattctTGCTGTTCATTGCAGACAGcattttcttctttaaatcGAGAAGTACTGAACTGAAGCGTGAAGTGTGAGCTTGACAGCTTGTGATTATCAACTAGGGTTTTTTTCTCGGTTCGTATAGAGATTTTACGAATTCATTTCTTTGCGAGTTCTTCGCTGGACGCAAATAGCAAAACTTATAATTCTAACTTGAAATTTGATGTTCTTTCTCAGTTGATTTTGAAGTGACGAATGGCGAACGGAGCTCATTCTGAAGATAAAACTCTACAAGCCATCTGCTACAAACGCGGCTCTCTTCAGCTGCTTGATCAGGTCCTCTCTCTATGCGTTTCTTTGTGTTTATACCTGTATTTATCTATGTATATGACACTTGTTAGGATTTAAGTTGAGGCTGGAACTGTTTAAATTTGTTGAtaaagattgattttttttccatagtAATTACATCTGTATATTTGAAATGCACTGAGGACTGGGTTTTGTCATGAAAAAGATAAGTAAAAAAAAGTATGGGGTTAATCAAAGAATTAACTTTGAGATAGAAGAAAAGCAAAAAGAGGGATGAAAAAGAGGTACAGAGTACTTTCGAAATCGAATTgagacttttatttctttatatggGGCTAGATGAATCCTGAGgtgtttatattatcattgGTAGGTTTATATTGAGAATCTCAATGCCCTAATCAAGTTGAAGTGACTTTAAGTATggctttgtttgattttttgaaGAAGTGGACTAGGAAAtagtttcttttgtttcttgtttCTGGGAGAGGAAGAAATGAAATTGTTAGGAAGGAGGAACTAAGTTTAATGGTGAACAACGAGAGAGTTtaaccttttttaaaaaaaatctaaaagacTAAAACTAAAATAAGAGTAGAGAGAATAGGAACTAGAATCAAGTGGTTTTGAATTTCTAGGAAAAAAGTTGACTGGCTCCATGAAAGTGAATTAAGTGAGTTcttaggaaaatgttttctttgtATTTGCAAAGCAGATTGGTCTTGCATTGCTTCCACTGGGCGCGCCTTGATGTAATTTTTTGGATGTTACTATGTCTACATTACTAataatcgtttttttttttttttttttttttttttttctgtttttctgttttttttttatgaacagAGGAAGCTTCCATTACAGACGATTTATTTGGATATAAAAAATGCAAAAGACGGATggtaaaactttttaatgtttattgcACTTCTTTTGTTGCTCTATTCTCTTTGACCTCTTTCACCTTCCAGTTGTGAGTGAACTAAGATATACATGGTTTGAAGTTTGAGCAGCCTCTTGCTGTTACATGTATTTTTTACTCATCAAGTGATGTTCTTTTCCCTATAAATTAGGAATCTGGAAAAGTTTTCTTTAATATCTGAATTAATCTTTTTcctgtgtgtatatgtatgcatCAGGGATGCAATAAAAGAAATGGTAGTCCGCGGGGCACCTGCAATTGCGATAGCTGCTGCACTCTCCTTGGCTGTAGAAGCGTCTAACTTAGAGACCTTTAATGGGACAGCTCAAGATGCGGTATCTTTCCTTAGCCAGAAATTAGAATATCTTGTCTCAAGGTAACCAATAGGCAGGAAAGCTAAACTATTTTATTCGTATGATCCCTTGAAATTCATTTGCTCATTTCTCTGCCAAATGGATTATGAAGCACAGAGCAAAAACTGATTAGTTCTTTGCAGCCGGCCAACAGCTGTCAATCTTTCAGATGCTGCTACAAAGCTTAACGAAGTTATTAAGAAGGAAGCTTCCACTGCTTCGGAAGCCAAGACTGTTTTTGAGGTAGTCATACAGTTGTGAGCTGCTCCGTGATTTTTATGCTGTAGGGTTATGGagtataaaacaatttttttttccagacaAGTATCCTACGGAATAGTGTAGAATTTACTTTCTAGTGCATTATAATTTGATTGTTATCTAACTTGCTGCATCTTAATCTCAGGCTTATATTATGGCAGCTGAAATTATGCTCGAGGATGATGTTGCTTCCAATAAAGCAATTGGGTCGCACGGAGCTTCTCTTCTCCAAAATCAGCTGGTGGACTCTAAGAAGATATCAATATTAACCCATTGCAACACTGGCAGGTACACTTTCTTGAAATGGTAGCTCATAGCTGGTTATCTAACTATGGGTATAGTATTCCGGTATGAAGTGACTCTGATGTTTGTCATCCCGTTGAATTCAAAAGCCTGGCAACGGCTGGGTATGGAACTGCTCTTGGTGTGATTCGGGCTGTCAATACTGCAGGGTTTTTGGAAAGGGCTTATTGCACTGAAACACGCCCTTTCAACCAGGTGAACTTGTAGGTTGCATTTTTATCTACTATCTAGTTCTAATTAGTGGTATTAGTGCATGGCAGTATACACCTTAAGTCGATTTGGAAGGTTATATACATTTTCTTTACCAAATGCTTTTTCCCGATTTGAATGTCAGGGATCCAGACTGACAGCATTTGAGTTGGTTACCGAGAATATTCCTGCCACCCTCATAGCAGATTCTGCTGCAGCCGCGTTGATGAAAGCTGGATGTGTGAATGCTGTCATTGTTGGAGCTGACCGCATAGCTGCAAATGGTAAATCTTATTTCCTCTCGTGTTGTGTTTGAAAACCCGAATTTTATGAAAGGGAATTCTGTGACATACTTGTAGGTGATACTGCCAACAAGATCGGGACTTACAGCCTTGCTGTTTGTGCTATGCATCATGGTATACCATTTTATGTGGCCGCTCCCCTAACTTCTGTTGATCTCTCCTTGTCTTCTGGACAACAAATTGTGATAGAAGAAAGATCTCCAAAAGAACTGTTGCATACGCATGGAGGACTGGGTGAACAAATCGCTGCTTCGGGTATTTGTGTTTGGAATCCGGCATTTGATGTTACCCCGGCCAGTTTAATAAGTGGCATATTTACCGAAAAGGTCGGCTTCTTATATCCATCTCTTCCTCCTAGCTCATAATCAAACCTCCATACCAATACATATGCACATGAACTCCACTAAAACCAAAggaccacaaggtcacgagttcgaatcccagtcttcttggtttgagtcggtcagctatgggcaacctagtctggtttacctccttgtggtcctttgccagctagagtcacaaggcggggggtttacccagtgcacacactcgggtagtggctgcgggtttcccttgtcacccCACAAAATATGCAAGAGTGATTGTATGATTAATGTGAAGATGTTATCTAAACAGGGCGTCATCTCAAAGGACGGGAATGATGCTTTTGATATTACTGGTTTTGTACACAAGGTCTCGGGAAATGTATAATACACCCCTCCCTGACCGAGCTACCTACTCATACTGCGGTGAGGCATCCTTCGTTGGTAAAGAAGGTTTCAGTTGTATTGCATTGAACGGCTCGGTGTTGGATGCACTTGTTTAATTTGAATAAACCATCATCCATACAAGGTCACTTGTGCTGTACTTGACATGTTTAAGTGATTCTTGAGGAATCTGGATTTGTGAGCTACTTTctgtttctttattgctttttgAATTTAGATGTGTATCTGCCATTTATCAGATCTCATATTCCTTTGGGTTTATTAATAGCAGAAAAGCTATGTGCCCAAAAACTCCACTATCTGAATACAGTTAACTTGTGTGAAACTGAGTATTGAGTcagggtgtgtgtgtgttttctttTAGAGACCATCCCAATTGAGTTGATTGGACCGTTGGTTAGGCTCTTTATTAAGGCGCACATTGAAATAGTGGAGACAAACTTTCCTATAAGTCaaatgtagtatttttttttttttattttttagttttcagtAACTATAAGTACATAGGCAactcataaattttaaaattcttattAATCAGAGAAATTCTCtattttaagaaagaaaaaacaaatataatgaaaattgtaaaaattagaAGTAAATGCAGTTTTAGTTCGAAAAGCATTCCAGTGTGTTATAAGTTAggtaaaaaaaagtaaaattaacatatcttattttttaataaattcaaaCTTTGAATTATTACTTAGATTATATCGAGTTAAAAAAGTGTGTTATAAGTTAGgtaaaaaaagagtaaaattaacatatcttattttttaataaattcaaaCTTTGAATTATTACTTAGATTATATCGAGTTAAAAAAATGTGAACTTTAAATTGGACAATATTCAATGTGGAATGTATTAAAAGAGGATTCTaagcagttcttatatcgtggaccgcggtcccaaaacgacgtcgttttagtaaatgggagacggagccccgtaattgacactacagttcattccaaaagatactgccttacatttgttttgatattatcgaatgaaactatagttatatcaaaatgtaactgtagttgtgttgaaatgtaactagttatatcaaaatgtaactgtagttgtgttgaaatgtaactggttatatcaaaatgtaactgtagttgtgttgaaatgtaactgcagtgtatatgaaaagatactgaataacagtttcacatttgtgtttgatattatcaaatgaaactgtagttatatccaaatgtaactgtagttgtgttgaaatgtaactgcagtgtatatgaatagatactgaataacagtttcacttttgtgtttttatattatcgaatgaaactgtagttatatcaaaatgtaactacagttgtgttgaaatgtaactgcagttgtgttgaaatgtaactgcagtgtatatgaatagatactgaataacagtttcacttttgtgtttttatattatcgaatgaacctgtagttatatcaaaatgtaactacagttgtgt
This portion of the Ipomoea triloba cultivar NCNSP0323 chromosome 5, ASM357664v1 genome encodes:
- the LOC116018845 gene encoding methylthioribose-1-phosphate isomerase, which translates into the protein MANGAHSEDKTLQAICYKRGSLQLLDQRKLPLQTIYLDIKNAKDGWDAIKEMVVRGAPAIAIAAALSLAVEASNLETFNGTAQDAVSFLSQKLEYLVSSRPTAVNLSDAATKLNEVIKKEASTASEAKTVFEAYIMAAEIMLEDDVASNKAIGSHGASLLQNQLVDSKKISILTHCNTGSLATAGYGTALGVIRAVNTAGFLERAYCTETRPFNQGSRLTAFELVTENIPATLIADSAAAALMKAGCVNAVIVGADRIAANGDTANKIGTYSLAVCAMHHGIPFYVAAPLTSVDLSLSSGQQIVIEERSPKELLHTHGGLGEQIAASGICVWNPAFDVTPASLISGIFTEKGVISKDGNDAFDITGFVHKVSGNV